The genomic DNA ctattttaattttaataaagTGGTAGAATGAATTCTTCATGCACTTTTGTAAATTACAAACTTAGCCTTACATTgcccttttttaaatgtgaagatgCCCATCTTTCTGAACCACAGGTCAAGCCTCTGCTGCAAGTGACccgacaggaggaggagatgggtCTGAAGGAGGAAGAGCTGTCGAGAGCCAAAGAAGTTGCTTTAAAGTTTGAATCTGAGCTGAAGGAAATCTCATTGAAGCATACATCGGTAAAGGATGAAATCTGCACcaatgacacaaacacatttctaaACTTTTTTTGCTGTCACTGGAGATGTCACAGCCAAATATAAATTGTATGTACTTTTTCAGTGTTTACATTTATACATGAGTGAAACCAAGCCAATTAGAATAAGCTCCTGGTAAAGGTCTGCTTGGAATCTACTGACAATAAACCCCATTTTATCTGGTCTGTCTGCCTCAGGTTTTGGAGGAGAGGAACGCCCTGCAGGAGCAGCTTCAAGCTGAGACAGAGCTGTATGCCGAGGCTGAGGAGATGAGGGTTCGTCTGGCGGCAAAGAAGCAGGAGTTGGAGGAGATCCTCCATGAGATGGAGGCGAGACTGGATGAAGAGGAAGAACGTGCTCAGGCACTGTTAGTGGATAAGAAGAAGATGCAACAGCAGATGCAGGTATACACATCTGTTTCTGGTTCATAAGTTCATAAGTTTTCTGTAGCTGTTGTATAGATGAGGAGCTTCATGCTCAGCTATGTATGTGATAATGTGAAGAAATAGCAGCAGAAACTGAAGCTGGAGtattactattactttttgtagGAATTGGAAGAACatttggaggaggaggaagatgccCGTCAAAAGCTGCAGCTGGAGAAGGTTACCTGTGAGGGGAAGGTAAAAAAGCTGGAAGACGACATCTTAGTGATGGAGGACCAGAACAACAAGCTGCTGAAGGTATGTATGGACAAACAGCATTTATCAGAGACCCTCATATCGGTCAGTCATATTAATAGAGTTACCGCATCAAAAGGAGaaagtggatttttgcaaatagATAACCTACTCGGTGTTTCGTAGGAGAGGAAGCTGATGGAGGAGAGGATTGCTGACTTTAGTTCCAACctggcagaggaagaggagaagtcAAAGAATCTCACCAAGCTCAAAAATAAACATGAGTCCATGATCTCTGAACTAGAGGGTAATCATCTGTTATGAATTGGCATGCATTAATACCCTCAAAACTAGTATGTCACAACTGGagccaacaaaaacatttttgcttATTTTTATCTCTCTGCTGTACTTTTAGTACGCTTGAAAAAGGAAGAGAAGGGTCGACAGGAGCTGGATAAGGCTAAGCGTAAGTTGGAAGCAGAGTCAAATGACATGCAAGAGCAGATAGCCGACCTGCTTGCCCAGATCGCTGACCTCAAAGCCCAGCTCgcaaaaaaggaggaggagttaCAGAACGCCTTGGCCAGGTAAAGTCCTGAGAAGTTCCCATTTACAGATCGTATCTTCAATATACCTGAATCTTCAATGCCCATTAACTCAATACATCTGACTGAGGCAGAGTAGCCCCTCATTAATACCACATCGACTTTTAACTTCATGGAGGCTTCATTTCTATCATGCTTACATATATCCCCCTCGATGCACTCTTCTTCCTCTCAGGTTAGAAGATGAGACAGCTCAGAAGAACAACGCTCTGAAGAAGATCAGAGAGCTGGAGGGACACATCTCCGACCTGCAAGAGGACCTGGACTCTGAACGGGCGGCTAGGAACAAAGCAGAGAAGATCAAACGGGACCTcggggaggagctggaggcccTCAAGTCTGAGCTAGAGGACACCTTGGACACCACTGCCACACAGCAGGAACTAAGGTCGGCCATACCAACACTGacatatacaaatataacaatataaagtTATTACACATTAAGAATGTGTGGGTAAGGCACAATACATAGGTGACCAACACTGCAAGAATCTAAATATTGCCTTGTTCTTAGAATGCTTGTGTACAATAGAGGTGTAAGACATAAGTGATAGCTCATAttagtaaaataaacaaacatctgCATGATCCATTCATCCAGGGCCAAACGTGAGCAGGAGGTGAACCTGCTGAAGAAAGCCATCGATGACGAGAACCGGACCCATGAGGCCCAGATACAGGAGATGAGACAGAAAAACACCCAGGTTGTGGAGGAGCTCACAGAGCAGCTGGAGCAGTCCAAACGAGTAGGCCTGCATCATTTCATACACAGTTTTAAACACTCAGGTGTCATTTAGTCTGTTTATATacgttgatatatatatatatatatatatacacacacaatacacaggtTATTGATCTTGTATTTTCTCTCTTCTGCTCAGGTGAAATCAAACCTGGACAAGGCTAAACAAGCTCTGGAGAAGGAGACATCGGAACTAACCATGGAGGTGCGCTCGCTCACCCAGGCCAAACAAGATGGGGAGAACAAGAGGAAGAAGTTGGAAGGTCAGGTGACAGATCTGCAGTCACGCTTCACCGACAGCGAGAAGCAGAAGGCCGAGCTGGGAGAGCGCTGCTCTAAGATCACTGTAAATGACTTTCACTAGTTATATCAGTACTGTACATAAAAAAGTGTGCATTTTTAAAAGCTACCACACTGATATGCTGAAAAGGTAAGTCCCAAAAACCTCATCTTTGTCTTCATACAGGTTGAACTGGAGAGTGTGACAAACCTACTGAATGAAGCAGAGGGTAAGAACATCAAACTGAGCAAAGATGTTTGCAGCCTTACCTCCCAACTGCAAGACTCACAGGTAACTGGACTTTTAGCAGAAGTGTTTGAGCTGAAACAACATCTACATGTTGCCTTTACTGTGACAATTAAATACACTACATAATGCTTACTGACAATAGGTCACAATTAAAGCATTGACATTTGACTTGGTGTGCTGCTACAGGAACTGCTGGCTGAGGAGACGCGTCAGAAACTGCAGTTCTCCACAAAGCTGCGGCAAGCGGAAGACGACAAGAATAGCTTGCAGGAGCAGCTTGAAGAGGAGATGGAGGCCAAGAGGAACATAGAGAGACACGTGTCCACCCTCAACATCCAGGTCAGAGTTCAAACAAGGGGTCGCTAATTCACAGGTTCATCTATAATTCGGAGGTGAAATCCTAAAGAAAATAccatggaaagaaaaaaagttagaCATTAATTAGAGATTTCACTGTTGTTTTACTGTACACAAGATGCAAGTGGGAGGTCTTAAGAGGTTAGTGTGGACACTGGAGGATGAACAAACCCTAAAAACAAGAGGTAGActttattgtcttaatgtgtgCCTTAACACAGCCTTCTTCCCTCCACAGTTGTCAGATTCAAAGAAGAAGCTAGACGAAATGACTGGAAACATCGAGCTGCTGGAAGAAGGTAAGAAGCGTCTGCAGAGAGACTTGGAGGCAGCGAACACCCAGTTTGAGGAGAAGGCCTCTGCGTTTGACAAGTTGGAGAAGACCAAAAACCGTCTGCAGCAGGAGCTGGAGGACACACTGATGGACCTGGACAACCAGAGACAGAATGTGTCCAACCtggagaagaagcagaagaagtTTGACCAGGTCAGTTAAATCATAAAACCAGTAACACTAAGATAACTGCTGGAACAATACTACTCACATAATAAGACTAATTAATTACACATTGTATCCTTAAAATTGACTATAATTACTGTTGCCCAAAAAAGTAATCTGCGGCACTTTTAGTTACATTACTTTAGCATTACATCCTAGAACGTTATCGATGGTTTCCGTCTTCTCTGGTCTCTAGATGCTGGCCGAGGAGAAGAGTATCTCCAGTAAATATGCTGATGAGAGAGACCGAGCTGAAGCTGAGGCCAGAGAGAAGGAGACCAAGGCTCTGTCCCTGGCCAGAGCTCTGGAAGAGGCCCAGGGTTCAAGAGAGGAGCTGGAGAGAGCCAACAAGGCCTTAAGGATGGAGATGGAGGACCTGATCAGCTCCAAGGATGATGTGGGGAAAAATGTTAGTGCTCATCACTCAATCACTGAATGTGAAATCTTTAGGCCCCATGGTTTGACTGGTCTCATTTCATGATGCTATTTACACCTTAATATAGTAGTTAATTTAGCTATCTATTGATGGCAGGTCCACGAGCTGGAGAAGTCCAAACGTGGCCTGGAGGCCCAGGTGGAAGAGATGAAGACCcagctggaggagctggaggatgagctGCAGGCGGCTGAGGATGCCAAGCTGCGCCTGGAGGTCAACATGCAGGCCCTGAAGGCCCAGTTCGAGAGGGACATCCAGGGACGAGATGAGAtgggagaggaaaagaagagaCAGCTTGTCAAGCAGGTAGAGAAAAATATCTTGTCCTCCAAATGAAAGTATGTGATCTGATCCACCATCAAAGAATGTCACAGCGGCTGCATCAGTAGTCTAAGCAACGATACATTCTGACTGCAGGTCCGCGAGTTGGAGACAGAGTTGGAGGATGAACGTAAGCAGAGGGCCCTGGCGGCAGCAGCCAAGAagaagttggagacagacatgAAAGATATGGAGGGACAGATCGAGACGACCAGTAAGGGACGGGATGAGGCCATCAAACAGCTCCGCAAGCTCCAGGTGAGAGTGAAAGGATGGATGAAATGCAGCAGCAGGTTGTCTTAACACCGTGCAATTTGATTAAGGATTTTATTTTAGATGCACAGATGCATTATCATTTTCCCCTTTTTGTGAATATgtgattattttgtgtttaaatgctCTGGTCGGAAATATGTGGTAACTACTGTACATCAAACTGATTAAAGCTGGAATAAGaactaaattttttttttttacatgggaATAATACCACCACCAAAGAATATGCAATAGGAGAATAATTAGGaggatttttaatttaaattttatttaatacaggtaaattatacaaataacaCACAGGACAATATGATGAAAATACATTATAAcctcacaaaaaaacattaaaaaaaagacagtaattCAAATAATGTATGTAATAAAAAAGAATTGTGATGTTTACATAGAGCATTGCATTAACGCTCTGGctagtactgtactgtaataatACCTGGTAAATAAATCACATTATGATGCTCATCTTAttgctgtttttcttcctcCCACCAGGCCCAGATGAAGGACTACCAGAGGGAGTTAGATGACGCCCGCGCTGCCAGAGAGGAGGTGCTGACTACCGCAAAGGAGAGTGAGAAGAAGGCCAAGGGTCTGGAGGCTGAGCTCATGCAGCTACAGGAGGTAACACATTTGATTCCAAACAAGGCAGCAAATTGTTTGAGGGCAGAGGCTTGAAATATAGAAGTCATCTGTAATATGTTCCTAGGATCTGGCTGCAGCTGAAAGGGCACGGAAGCAGGCGGAGGCCGAAAGAGACGAGCTGTCTGATGAGCTGGCCAGCAACTCCTCTGGAAAGTGGGTGGAGACTTCACTCTGTTGCTTTGTCTGTGGAATGAACGCAGAAGACAAGTGATGGTTACATGTGTTTTCTGCTGCGCTCCTTGTGTGCAGGTCAGCCTTGGCAGATGAGAAACGTCGTCTGGAGGCTAAGATCTCCCAGCtagaggaggagctggaggaagaGCAGAGCAATATGGAGATCCTCAACGACAGGCTGAGGAAGAGCACACAGCAGGTGGCCAGACAGCAGCAGCTACTTGAGTCATTAAAGGGCTCAAAAAGATGCAGAAGTCTCATCCTTCTCTTTGCATGCATTCCCTCCACAGGTGGATCAGCTGAACAGCGAGCTGCAGACGGAGCGCACCACCTCCCAGAAGAACGAGAGCGCTCGGCAGCAGATGGAGCGCCAGAATAAGGAGCTGAAGGCCAAGCTCCAGGAGATGGAAAACCAGGTCAAGTCCAAGTTCAAGTCCTCCATCTCGGCCTTGGAGGCTAAAGTGGCAATGCTGGAGGAgcagctggagcaggagaacaggtcagggacagagagggagcCAAGATTATGTCTGATGAAATTGTTTTATTAATTGGTTTGTCATTACACTCATGACATAACACCATGGCCAAAGGACGTATCCATAAAACTGAGATGATTATTGTGTCCTAAACACACTTGAATAGTCATGGTTCACTTTGAACAAACAGTGCTTTCCAGTTCCATTATTACAGTTATCGTTTCTATTTTTCACCTGAGGCagtttatctacatttatttcagttataCTCGTGTTCCTCTCTGAACTCCTTTGTCCTCTCTCAGAGAGAAGCAGGCATCTGCGAAGAGTATACGCCAGAAGGACAAGAAGCTCAAGGACCTGATGATTCAGGTGGAAGACGAAAGGAAACAGGCAGAGCAGTACAAAGACCAGGTACGATCACTTAACATGCTTAAACACAAGTCTGTACAGTTTTGTGTGTCCATATTTGTGAGTGGATGGATATTTGGAGTCCAGTGCACAGGGATGGTTAGTTGGGATGGCCTATCAAGAGTACCAAGTTTGTATGTTTCCTCTGTTGGCTCACCAGGCGGACAAGTCAAATACCCGCATGAAGCAGCTGAAGCGGCAGCTAGAGGAGTCGGAGGAGGAGTCTCAGCGCGCTACAGCCGCCCGCAGGAAGCTGCAGCGGGAGCTGGATGAAGCCACGGAGGCCAGCGATGCCATGAGCCGCGAGATCAACTCTCTCAAGAGCAAACTCAGGTAGGACAAAGTGACAGTCTATCTGTCATTCTTTCTTCTTTAATTGGCGCTGTTTGTTTATATGTCTGTGTATGACTCAAATAGTTATGTTTTCAGGTCAGCTACATTTAAGTGCTAAAGAGCACATTGTCACTACTGTTGTCTTTAAATTGTTCTAAACACATTTAAGGCATTCAGATTTTAGTAGAATTTAGAGTTTAGTTTAGTGGCCTTACTGAGCAAAAGCAAAGCAATGGTGTTCATCTCTATTCCAGAGGCAACCCTGAACCCAAGGAGTAACACAGCAGGTACCTCTGCACCCAATAGTTACGCCATCGTCACCATTTCTTATTAACTTACCATAACTTTTCAATCCCCCATGCACACTCTTAATGCTATCATTTCTTTCATTGAGCCTAACTGAGACAAATATGGTTCATCATCTACCATAATTTCcttagaaaaactaaaatattagGCTAGAAGGGGAACTTTCCATGACAACAATTCTTAACTGGGGGCCATGTTTTTCTCAGTGCTTGGTTTAATTGCCATAAACCAAACTCATTTTCCTGAGCCAGGAGTCAAAtgagttacaaaaaaaataaccagCGTGCTTACCCTGTAACCAAAGCACAACCTACATTTCTGTGTTTCATCAACACCCCGAATGGTTTCAAACAAACCTTAACCAGCTTGGAAACTGTCACATAACCACTTCTCTCACTCTGGGggtatgtttctgtgtttgtatcTCTGTCTCGGGTCTACCTCTGTGGCATTTTAGGCGTGGAAATGAGCCCTCTTTTGGCAGCACAACTCGGCGTATGGGCGGAGGCCGAAGGGTGGTCGAGGATGCCTCAGAGGAGGAGGCCGACTCCCAAAGCGACTTCAACGGAACCAAGTCTGCAGAGTGAGGACGTCAATCAGAATTACCTACCAGGGCACAGTCTGCCACTTTAACAGAGAATAACTTCCAAGCCTGTTATGCTATCAAGTTTTTTCATATCACTTCAACATATATATTTTCTCCAACTTCAAATAGTGTACTGATCTATTGTCTTGTTTCAGAGCACCTTTTCTTGACACACAATAATCAGAAGGACTTGACATTAACTAGAGGAGTTATTTTGGTGGCTCTGCTgatgtgtgatttgctgttccttttatttttttaagttacacTGTTTTGTAGTGCACTGAATGACTGATTCCTTCCTTTGCAAGGTTTTCTACACAAACATAGGTGCCTCTAATTACCACACTAAGCTGCCAGCAAAGCATCGGGTCTCCACAATAAGTCACCACAACTTAATGCAGAGACGTCATGTAAATCTATGGATCTGTAACTATTACCAGCGACTGTCGTCCTGTTGCCTGTGACTGCTGTTaagtgtttcagagcagcactGAAGCGGATTGGATATGTGGAAAGATATTTCTATACTTTGTCTGCATCCAGTCAGTGCTGCTGTTTGTACCCCAGAGAACAAATATTTAGCcgttaaacattttcaaaagtcaccattttatattatttgcaCCTTTCTTGTGCCCAATTTAGGTTTAGATTACTTTTTAGGTCGGATAAGGTTTAGGGTTGCCTTAACTATAAAATCACGAGCCAGATTTCAGTATTGGGCATCTTAACTCCCCCCCCCTTCAGTCCTGATTTACTGTACATGTTCAATAAGCCCTGAACACCCTAAACCAACTCATTCTCATTTGATCATGTTATATGTAATCAACTGATGTTTACAGGACACCAATCATATCTATTAACTGTTGAACCACCTGCACaagaaataaagaagaaaaaaactttgattttcTCCTTTTAATGTTTCAGTCTTGGTCAGTAACTTCAAAGATCATCAGAACATTTTTCCTCATCTGTTCAGTTCAATAGAAAAACAACTGCAAACCAACAGGATAAAAGTTAGGTATAGTACCTCAGGCACGTACAGTTTAAAAGTCCAAATACAGAAGGAGTTGCAGAGGTGCTGtatccaaacaaacaaacacccaGTACACAGTGGTCGTGGATTACAATTACAGTTAGCTCATGTTAGTTCAAGGAAGGTTAAACAGCAAACGGGAGCAGGGAATCCTGTTCTCATATGTATTAACCACAAGTTAACTCTACACATAGGCTACATTGCAAAATACAGTGATGACCATGATATTTAGATATGTATGTACTGTCAGATTTGCTTGATGAGCTGCTGGATGGCAGTAGTGACAGCTCCAGATTAACCAGAAACATTTCAGGGAAAAGCAAAAATGTCAcattaaatcactttttttttttcctcatttacaATATCTCTTACTAAAAGGCAGGTAAAGGGTATTCAATATAGGCTCTATCTACCTACACAAATATACTATGAACTGTGCTTATCTTTGACCTCTTAAAATCTATTATTGCTTGGTATTTTTCCTCATTCGCCCACCATACAACTCTTGATGGCAGACAAGATCTCACACCTATTAGGGAATTAAATCTATACATTCAGTAGTGAACATGTGCCGATCTATCTCCTACAGTCACTCTTTAGATCAGTATAAAAGTTATTGGTAACACTAGATCATAAATCTGCAGCATGACAATTGAACAGCTCATCTCCGAGGCAGAAAACCTATTCCTATACTTCACATTCATACACCTtgcaataaagaaaacaaatcagAGTCAGCAAAACAAGTCTGTGCAATGGCAGGAAGGAGGTGATAGAAAGAATTCTGGGTCAAACTGAATACCATGTGACATTAAACTAGCCTGACGGGAAGTGATATCATCTAATTCCTAGACACCTGGAAGCACGAGGAGTAGAAAACCCATTTCCTTCATTTGAACGATCACAGCAAAGCAAAGGCCTACAAACTGAAGAGGTAATAACAGTGATGAAGGCAGCGaaaggctaaaatgctgacaccAGTTCCTGGCAGCGACCCTAACGGTTTTTGTAGCGGTGGAAAATATCGAGTCTCTTCTAGACAACAAATATTCGGGGCTCTGCTTgggaaaatcattttaaaccatCTTTTTACCCGGCCACATCTAGCTCCCTCCACAACAGATGTTCATAAATGCCAGTGTTGTTCAGTGCTACATTATTCGAGCCTGGAGTTTaaagaatgaaaaacaaaagacaggctTGTTTTTGAAATTATTAACTAAAtttaccatgttttttttatatcagattcaaggagagagaaaaaaaagaaaaaaaaacctaaccCATTACTTTTCTCTTTGATTAGTTTTTCATTTATCAAAGCTTTGGTTTGGACATGGTCATAAACAATATTTGTACGATCCAACCTTTTTATAAATAACACTCCAGGTTCTTGGTCCCTTTATCGGGGGTCACATCCAGCGGCTGTTATTAATACCACTGGCTCTCATTCGGATCCCTCATTCATGATCAATTGACAAGTGCAACAACCACCCTAAATGTGTTTTCTGGGAGCAGTAATGTTTCAACAGCCCCTTTTGATCCACCACAGAGAGCAAATCAGTAGACAGAGGGATTTTTAAGATGCTACCCACCACAGTGTCAAAGATACAGCAGAAGATATAGTGTGAGCAGTAGGTTCTCCGTTCCTTGATTTTACACAAGCTGTGGCGCTGCTTCCTTATCGTAGATATGGTGTGATACTAGCCTGAGGCAGCAGAAGCCCATGCGCTGATTATGTAAGGGAATGGAGCAAGGAGAGTGGCTTTCTTGTTCAAAATAGTTCAGCAGGGCACGTGGCGACAAGGGAAGACAGCTCAGTTCAAAGTCCCAGTGCTGTAGTTTATCAAGGATGGAGAGGGGACAAGGGGGTCGGTGTCAGGTTATTGGAGGAGGCTTCCCCTTCTCCGTCTCTCATAGCAGAATCTTGACCCCTGCCTGCGGAGACTGGGCACCCTGGGAGACGCCTCTCGGAGGAGCTGGTCCAAACTCTAACCGCTTCACTAAACTGCAAGCACATACACTCATGAGCAAACCACAGATAAAACTAAGGAAACACTTCTTATTCCCTATAATTTGTTGTCTTTACAGACAAAATTATAATAATTCCAAACAAAGCTGATTTTGTAGTTTACATCATGAAATCAACAGTGCAGCACATGtttaacctttgtgttgtcttcctgtcaaccttggggaaaaaaaaaaacactttttccagcacttatttctacgtcccatataaaac from Sander vitreus isolate 19-12246 chromosome 2, sanVit1, whole genome shotgun sequence includes the following:
- the myh11a gene encoding LOW QUALITY PROTEIN: myosin-11a (The sequence of the model RefSeq protein was modified relative to this genomic sequence to represent the inferred CDS: inserted 1 base in 1 codon), producing the protein MLEEEVQLVQPHPRATVRSLNGKALNLTGVIWTVRFWSTSSTPAAPDPXLSKPKPPLNRHFFTLFGPPPHSKMSTKAPTEDEKFLFVDKDFLNSPMAQADWAAKKLVWIPSEKHGFEAASIKEEHGDEVLVVLADNGKKVTVNKDDIQKMNPPKFSKVEDMAELTCLNEASVLHNIRERYFSGLIYTYSGLFCVVVNPYKMLPIYSEKIIDMYKGKKRHEVPPHIYSIADNAYRNMMQDREDQSILCTGESGAGKTENTKKVIQYLAVVASSHKGKKDSSAQQSGSQFAYGELEKQLLQANPILEAFGNAKTIKNDNSSRFGKFIRINFDVTGYIVGANIETYLLEKSRCIRQAKTERAFHIFYYMIAGAQGKLREELLLEPFSNYRFLSSGHVQLPGSSDDEMYEETMEAMSIMGLTEEERIDILKVCSTVMQLGNIEFKKERNQEQATMPDNTAAQKVCHLQGINVTDFTRAILTPRIKVGREVVQKAQTKEQADFAVEALAKAVFERLFRWILGRVNKALDKTKRQGASFLGILDIAGFEIFEDNSFEQLCINYTNEKLQQLFNHTMFILEQEEYQREGIEWNFIDFGLDLQPCIELIERPNNPPGVLALLDEECWFPKATDVSFVEKLMNTQGNHVKFAKPKQLKDKTEFSLFHYAGRVDYNATAWLTKNMDPLNDNVTALLNNSSSQFVQDLWKDADRVVGLDTIAKMTDSSMPSASKTKKGMFRTVGQLYKESLAKLMTTLHNTQPNFVRCIIPNHEKRAGKLDAHLVLEQLRCNGVLEGIRICRQGFPNRIVFQEFRQRYEILAANAIPKGFMDGKQACCLMIKHLDLDPNLYRIGQSKIFFRTGVLAQLEEERDLKITVVIIAFQSQARGFLARKAFAKRQQQLTAMKVIQRNCAAYLKLRNWQWWRLFTKVKPLLQVTRQEEEMGLKEEELSRAKEVALKFESELKEISLKHTSVLEERNALQEQLQAETELYAEAEEMRVRLAAKKQELEEILHEMEARLDEEEERAQALLVDKKKMQQQMQELEEHLEEEEDARQKLQLEKVTCEGKVKKLEDDILVMEDQNNKLLKERKLMEERIADFSSNLAEEEEKSKNLTKLKNKHESMISELEVRLKKEEKGRQELDKAKRKLEAESNDMQEQIADLLAQIADLKAQLAKKEEELQNALARLEDETAQKNNALKKIRELEGHISDLQEDLDSERAARNKAEKIKRDLGEELEALKSELEDTLDTTATQQELRAKREQEVNLLKKAIDDENRTHEAQIQEMRQKNTQVVEELTEQLEQSKRVKSNLDKAKQALEKETSELTMEVRSLTQAKQDGENKRKKLEGQVTDLQSRFTDSEKQKAELGERCSKITVELESVTNLLNEAEGKNIKLSKDVCSLTSQLQDSQELLAEETRQKLQFSTKLRQAEDDKNSLQEQLEEEMEAKRNIERHVSTLNIQLSDSKKKLDEMTGNIELLEEGKKRLQRDLEAANTQFEEKASAFDKLEKTKNRLQQELEDTLMDLDNQRQNVSNLEKKQKKFDQMLAEEKSISSKYADERDRAEAEAREKETKALSLARALEEAQGSREELERANKALRMEMEDLISSKDDVGKNVHELEKSKRGLEAQVEEMKTQLEELEDELQAAEDAKLRLEVNMQALKAQFERDIQGRDEMGEEKKRQLVKQVRELETELEDERKQRALAAAAKKKLETDMKDMEGQIETTSKGRDEAIKQLRKLQAQMKDYQRELDDARAAREEVLTTAKESEKKAKGLEAELMQLQEDLAAAERARKQAEAERDELSDELASNSSGKSALADEKRRLEAKISQLEEELEEEQSNMEILNDRLRKSTQQVDQLNSELQTERTTSQKNESARQQMERQNKELKAKLQEMENQVKSKFKSSISALEAKVAMLEEQLEQENREKQASAKSIRQKDKKLKDLMIQVEDERKQAEQYKDQADKSNTRMKQLKRQLEESEEESQRATAARRKLQRELDEATEASDAMSREINSLKSKLRRGNEPSFGSTTRRMGGGRRVVEDASEEEADSQSDFNGTKSAE